GACTGCGGCGTGGACATCGGACGCGCCTCGTTCGACCGCGCCTCACGGCTCCTCACCCATCTGATCGAGCGGGCGGGGCCGGGCACCCACCATCTCGTCTGCAGCATCCCGACGCCGGACGAACAACTCCTCGCGGCCCTCCATCTGCAACGGCCCGACACCGGGCCGGCCCGGCTCGACGCGTCCGAGAGCGCGGAGTTCGTCACGGTCCTCGCCGCCGGGATCGCGCTCGACAGCCCCGGCGGAGTCGTGCTCCGTACGACAGAGCCGGACGCCCCGGACAGGCTCCACGGGTGGCGGCTCAGGGGCGGCACGCTCGCACCGCTCAGCGAGGGCCAGGTCTTCAGCGCCTACTGCACCGACGCCGACACGGGCGAACCACTCTCCCCGGAACCGGGGGTGGAGTACCGCGCGGGGTTCGACCTCGGCATCGAGGACCCGGACATCCACCGCTGAACGCTCAACGCTCAACGCGAGGAGCTTCCCGCCGCGACGCGACGGGAAGCTCCTGCGGACACGGACCGGCCGAGCGGCCGGCCCCACGGGTCACTCGCCGGACAGCACCGCCTGAGCGGCCGACCTCGCCCCCTCGGCGGTGTCGGCGGCCCGCGCGGCGGCGGCGGCACGCTCGCACTGCGCGAGCGAGAACTTCGCCAGCGTCGCCCGTACGTAGGGGATCGAAGCGGCGCCCATCGACAGCGACGTCACACCCAGCCCGGTGAGCACACACGCCAACAGCGGATCGGAGGCAGCCTCGCCACAGACACCACAGCTCTTGCCCTCGGCCCCGGCAGCCTCCGCGGCCATCGCCACCAGATCGAGCAGCGCGGGCTGCCACGGGTCCTGCAACCGTGACACCGCGCCCACCTGGCGGTCGGCAGCAAAGGTGTACTGCGCGAGGTCATTGGTCCCCAGGGAGAGGAACTCGACCTCCTGAAGAATCGAACGCGCCCGCAGAGCGGCCGACGGAATCTCCACCATCGCCCCGAACTTGGCGTTGAGCCCCGCCTCGCGGCACGCGTCGGCGAACGCCTTGGCATCGGTGCGGTCGGCCACCATCGGCGCCATGACCTCCAGATACACCGGCAGACCCTCGGCGGCCTTGGACAGCGCGGTCAGCTGTGTCCGCAGAACGTCCGGGTGATCCAGCAGACTCCGCAGTCCCCGCACACCGAGCGCCGGATTCGGCTCGTCCGCAGGCGTCAGGAAGTCCAGCGGTTTGTCGGCGCCCGCGTCCAACACCCGCACGACCACACGGCCTTCGGGGAACGCCTCCAGCACCTGCCGGTACACCTCGACCTGCTTCTCCTCCGACGGCGCCTGCTTGCTGTCGTCGAGGAACAGGAACTCGGTACGGAACAGACCCACGCCCTCGGCGCCCGCGTCGACGGCCGCCGGCACATCGGCGGGACCACCGACGTTCGCGAGCAACGGCACCTTGTGCCCGTCGGAGGTCGCACCCGGCCCGGAAGAGGCGGCCAGCGCGGCGCGCCGCGCCGCGGCCGACTCCTCCAACTCGGCCCGCTTCTCCGCGCTCGGCTCGACGAAGACCTCACCGGTGCTGCCGTCGACAGCCACCATCGTGCCCTCGGCCAGCTCACCCGCACCGGGCAGCGCCACCACTGCGGGCACCCCCAGCTGGCGCGCCAGAATCGCGCTGTGACTGGTCGGCCCGCCCTCCTCGGTCACGAACCCGAGCACGAGCGTCGGATCCAGCAGCGCC
This window of the Streptomyces niveus genome carries:
- the ptsP gene encoding phosphoenolpyruvate--protein phosphotransferase; the protein is MQTTLRGVGVSHGVAIGEVRHMGTAVLEPPAKQIPTEEAGREQGRARQAVEAVAADLIARGNLAGGEAQGVLEAQAMMAQDPELMSDVERRIAVGSTAERAVYDAFASYRALLAGAGEYLAGRVADLDDVRNRIVARLLGVPMPGVPDSDEPYVLIARDLAPADTALLDPTLVLGFVTEEGGPTSHSAILARQLGVPAVVALPGAGELAEGTMVAVDGSTGEVFVEPSAEKRAELEESAAARRAALAASSGPGATSDGHKVPLLANVGGPADVPAAVDAGAEGVGLFRTEFLFLDDSKQAPSEEKQVEVYRQVLEAFPEGRVVVRVLDAGADKPLDFLTPADEPNPALGVRGLRSLLDHPDVLRTQLTALSKAAEGLPVYLEVMAPMVADRTDAKAFADACREAGLNAKFGAMVEIPSAALRARSILQEVEFLSLGTNDLAQYTFAADRQVGAVSRLQDPWQPALLDLVAMAAEAAGAEGKSCGVCGEAASDPLLACVLTGLGVTSLSMGAASIPYVRATLAKFSLAQCERAAAAARAADTAEGARSAAQAVLSGE